DNA from Carassius gibelio isolate Cgi1373 ecotype wild population from Czech Republic chromosome B8, carGib1.2-hapl.c, whole genome shotgun sequence:
CAGGAGAGGTGGGATAAAGGAAATAAAGGTCGACAtctgtataaaatacaaaaacaagttgGTTTAGTTAGAATTAGTTATGGCAACAGAAAGGAAGATACAGTCATTTCTCGTCTAAGAATTGGTCATTCTGCCCTCAACAAATCACTTCAAATGATAGGGAAACATGGTTCTGGTCAGTGCAATAAATGTGGATTTCCAGAAACTGTAGAGCATGTAATAATCAATTGTATGGTATTAAAgggaaacaattaaataaaaaaaaaaaacaatttaatttctgTTGGCATAAATTCTTTAACTTTGCAGAATATACTTAATAGTTCTTTCAAAGGAtatgaaactcttttttttttttttaaagcaagtaaTTTATATAAGAAAATGTGGAAAGGTAGGTTAGGtggtagtaataaaaaaaaatcttcactttgttttgtttttttctctcctgtTTACGTCTGATATCAATGCCTCACACTCCATCCCAGTAGGTGGCGGAATATGGACCAAAGCTGGTTTGCTAACCGCCATTAAAcgttaaagaagaagaagaagaagaagaaccacACCCTGTGCactcactttttttcactttacgTCGAATTTTTTGAATATATGACGTATAGGATTGATTGAATACGTCAAATGGACAAATACGGTATTTGATGCTATGACTACATACATAAATTGAAGAAGCGCCTTCAGTCTACCAGACAACGAAATCATAACGTCGTCATAAAAAACAAGTAACAAAATGGTGGAAAGACTGAACATGAAAGCGAGTGTTTTGTCCGTATTTGGTAAGTGGTGGTCAGTACGCGATTATGTTCTGATCGAAACGATCACCTGGTCATATTTGAATTAAttacaaaacattacaaatgcCCAAAGTAGGTCTCTGGTACAACGTTGAGTAACTTATTTTATCTTCGCAGGTATTTGTTCATTTCTTACATATGGAAATACATGCGGTCAAAGTGAATATAAATCTGCTGATGGAGAATGTTGTCCAATGTGTAATTTGGGTAGGTTAACTAACCAGTAACTTAAAGCACAAACAATGAGAAACAATTCTGCGTATTGTGTGCAATACACAAAATACCATAAAATCGCCTACAAAATGTCATATATACTAAACTATTTAAATACAAGGTGCAGTCATAaccaaaataattcaaaattcaTAGATACCATTTGTGTGTAATTATCTTTGGGTGCAGAGCTGCATCTTTCCAGATAACGTTACCTCATACCACCTCGCCTCCTCTTCAGTAGCCTGCCCTGCAGGTGAACGTCATTACTTGACGTCTGTGATGAGGAAGGGCACTATGGTATAGCCTTCTATTGGTCCATGGAGATGGACTCATAAACTTTTAGTCCAGGGGATCCTTGAATTGCTTTGTCACCTTAGTCTTGTGTGttaattttaaatttgttttttgcAGGGACAGTAGTTTACCATCACTGCACTGGTGATTCCAGTACCACATGTATACCCTGCACTCCAGGAACATTCATGAGTCAACCCAATGGTCTTGATAAATGCTTCCCATGCAAACACTGTGCTGAAagtatgtttgtttatatatatatatatatatatatatatatatatatatatatatatatatatattaatctccaaaatttataattttacattattgtcTATGTAAATGTGTTGCTATATGTGCTCTTAGGTCAAGGACTTTACATCCAGAGGAAATGCACTACAATAAAAGACACTGTGTGTGATGTGCTTGATGGATATTACTGCATTGATTACTCCGATTCACAGTGCCGTCATGCTGAAAAACACAGAGTTTGCAGACCAGGACAAGAAACAAAAAGACCAGGTAGTGTTTCTGAATGCTCAAAGCCAATGTATATTTTTCCTCACATAATTTGTAGTCTATGAATCTCACTACAGTTTAAGGTTATTTCAGAAAATGCTTGCTCTCTATGTCTGCTTGAAGGAACAAAGACCTCAGATACAGAATGTGTGGACTGTACTCCTGGGTTTTATTCTCCATCTGGGCTGAACTGCAACAAATGGACAAAGTAGGTAATTTAGGTAGGTAAAATAGGTTTTTTGCTATGTCTTGGttgaatttttattgtttattcagtTTTTCAATTTTCTTTCTAAGCTGTGCTGCCAGAGATGATATTAAAGCTGAAGATGGGAGTCCTGTAAAAGATGTCACATGTGTACAGAAGAACAGGAAAAGATATGGTCTTGTAGCTTTATGTCCCCCTGTTATATGTGCAGTTGTTATAGCAGCATTATACAGAAGGATACACTCAGAAGTTCTGACAGTCAGTAATGGTGAGTGGATACAGAATTGGTTTTTACTTTT
Protein-coding regions in this window:
- the LOC127963405 gene encoding tumor necrosis factor receptor superfamily member 14 isoform X3, whose translation is MVERLNMKASVLSVFGTVVYHHCTGDSSTTCIPCTPGTFMSQPNGLDKCFPCKHCAESQGLYIQRKCTTIKDTVCDVLDGYYCIDYSDSQCRHAEKHRVCRPGQETKRPGTKTSDTECVDCTPGFYSPSGLNCNKWTNCAARDDIKAEDGSPVKDVTCVQKNRKRYGLVALCPPVICAVVIAALYRRIHSEVLTVSNGEWIQNWFLLLAILLKGKKTIYFILLCFNAYCTQFLCLFYIKL
- the LOC127963405 gene encoding tumor necrosis factor receptor superfamily member 14 isoform X1, with amino-acid sequence MVERLNMKASVLSVFGICSFLTYGNTCGQSEYKSADGECCPMCNLGTVVYHHCTGDSSTTCIPCTPGTFMSQPNGLDKCFPCKHCAESQGLYIQRKCTTIKDTVCDVLDGYYCIDYSDSQCRHAEKHRVCRPGQETKRPGTKTSDTECVDCTPGFYSPSGLNCNKWTNCAARDDIKAEDGSPVKDVTCVQKNRKRYGLVALCPPVICAVVIAALYRRIHSEVLTVSNGEWIQNWFLLLAILLKGKKTIYFILLCFNAYCTQFLCLFYIKL
- the LOC127963405 gene encoding tumor necrosis factor receptor superfamily member 14 isoform X2 codes for the protein MVERLNMKASVLSVFGICSFLTYGNTCGQSEYKSADGECCPMCNLGTVVYHHCTGDSSTTCIPCTPGTFMSQPNGLDKCFPCKHCAESQGLYIQRKCTTIKDTVCDVLDGYYCIDYSDSQCRHAEKHRVCRPGQETKRPGTKTSDTECVDCTPGFYSPSGLNCNKWTNCAARDDIKAEDGSPVKDVTCVQKNRKRYGLVALCPPVICAVVIAALYRRIHSEVLTVSNGDKINKSPIEETPKTSGQPPEENNEDPTDDT